One part of the Chloroflexota bacterium genome encodes these proteins:
- a CDS encoding LacI family DNA-binding transcriptional regulator has protein sequence MARRQVTSREVAELAGVSRTTVSFVLNNVPGIKISDETRRRVWEAARHLDYYPASAARSLASGRAYRIGIILGEGQDPLSADAFWPGLLQGVTAAARKNGYRIIVQTSEDVVSHDAYLGLIREQEVDGLILSGPRSDDPVLPQLAAEGFPLVIHGHLPGFPFPCVDVDNRSGARQAVRHLVALGHRKIGFISNAPLSHMSAQERFAGYRLALEESGIPLDPDYVGVGNFLPETGRAAMEKLLALPHPPTAVFAAGDVIALGAVHAIRAAGLGIPEDVALVGFDDLFFAGYITPPLTTIHVPAYGLGWTAAVVLIALLEGDTDVPSVMLDTELVIRDSCGAKGIRTV, from the coding sequence TTGGCCCGCAGACAGGTTACCAGCCGAGAAGTCGCGGAACTGGCAGGTGTCTCGCGCACGACGGTCTCTTTCGTCCTCAACAACGTGCCCGGCATCAAAATCAGCGACGAAACCCGCCGGCGCGTATGGGAAGCCGCACGCCACCTGGATTACTATCCAGCGTCCGCTGCTCGATCCCTTGCCAGCGGCAGAGCGTATCGGATCGGCATCATCCTTGGCGAAGGCCAAGACCCCCTCTCTGCCGACGCCTTTTGGCCCGGCCTATTGCAAGGAGTAACCGCCGCCGCCCGAAAGAACGGATACCGTATCATCGTCCAGACCTCCGAGGACGTGGTGAGCCACGACGCATACCTGGGCCTTATCCGCGAGCAAGAGGTGGACGGCCTCATCTTGTCAGGCCCTCGGTCTGATGACCCCGTTCTCCCTCAATTGGCTGCGGAAGGCTTCCCCCTGGTCATACACGGCCACCTACCCGGCTTCCCGTTCCCCTGCGTTGACGTGGATAACCGTTCCGGCGCTCGCCAGGCCGTACGCCATCTCGTGGCTCTGGGCCACCGCAAGATCGGCTTCATTTCCAACGCGCCCCTCTCTCACATGAGCGCTCAGGAACGCTTCGCCGGCTATCGCCTGGCGCTGGAAGAGAGCGGCATTCCCCTTGACCCGGACTACGTGGGCGTAGGCAATTTCCTACCCGAGACCGGGCGCGCGGCCATGGAGAAGTTACTTGCGCTGCCTCATCCCCCTACAGCCGTATTTGCGGCAGGCGATGTCATCGCCCTCGGAGCGGTGCATGCCATCCGCGCCGCCGGGCTTGGCATTCCCGAGGATGTCGCCCTCGTCGGGTTTGACGACCTGTTCTTCGCCGGCTACATCACCCCGCCACTGACAACAATCCACGTACCAGCCTACGGTCTGGGGTGGACGGCAGCGGTGGTGCTCATCGCGCTTCTTGAGGGGGACACCGACGTGCCCTCCGTCATGCTGGACACAGAACTGGTAATTCGCGATTCCTGCGGAGCCAAAGGCATCCGCAC
- a CDS encoding ATP-dependent helicase, producing the protein MNLILHGSWSADRLFVWGECADRITRRGRKSKVPPHPYAASVESLRDALKMVSPLADWSAPAAAERTVLLPSAPDEPQVPSWLVPGCGENASDAELRLAPWKVPGLELDALSALELLVALPAGAVDGLRIGADLRYWSLAAKLGLELLAKQRYVPGMEEERGQYRAVWLLAPDDALDGERLRALAEAMPPVCRALSCLEANEPPSEPHALLEGFLGRVVDSAVREWGCPRAGRRLKLPTGVAGAWWSALWSEDGRIVVPVSQRRDLARLYQSWRQWVGQLRGGEQVAFRLCFRLEPPETDADSGQVVSPDWTLRYMLQANDDPSLLVPAGQVWRARGGTLRILNRKFEGAQERLLAGLGLAARLFPPVMRSLREARPEACTLTVDEAYAFLREAGPLLKGSGFGVLVPSWWGKRGVRLGVRAKLKVTSDGVGGGILGMDTLVQFDWELALGDKPLTREEFERLAALKMPLVQVRGQWVLLQPEQVEAAISFWEKKREKQEMALRDALGLVLGAEAEVNGLPLQGVEATGWLGDLLTQLKAGDRMEELPPPDGFSGELRPYQVRGYSWLTFLRKWGLGACLADDMGLGKTIQAIALLLRERESAENGVGPALVLCPTSVVGNWRREIHRFAPGLRVMTHHGGGRAKEAEFVAAARQHDVVISTYGLARRDVEALAQVQWSDIILDEAQNIKNPHAKQTQAVRRLHAANRIAMTGTPVENRLSELWSIMQFLNPGLLGPEEGFRRTYALPIERYQDREATERLKRLVGPFILRRVKTDPTIIQDLPEKMEMKVYCNLSAEQSTLYEAVVRESLERIESAEGMERRGVVLSALMRLKQVCNHPAQFLGDGSALEGRSGKLDRLAEMLEEALSVGDRVLVFTQFAEMGHMLRAHLQGLFGLEVLFLHGGTPQKQRDRMVARFQDARNGPPIFILSLKAGGTGLNLTAANRVFHFDRWWNPAVENQATDRAFRIGQTRDVQVHKLICAGTLEERIDDLIESKKALAESIVGAGEGWLTELSTDELRDIMTLRGE; encoded by the coding sequence ATGAACCTGATTCTTCATGGCAGTTGGTCTGCCGACCGACTTTTTGTTTGGGGCGAGTGCGCGGACCGCATTACGCGCCGCGGACGGAAATCCAAAGTTCCACCGCACCCGTACGCTGCGTCGGTGGAGAGTCTGCGAGACGCGCTGAAGATGGTGTCTCCCCTCGCCGATTGGAGCGCGCCCGCCGCTGCGGAGCGGACAGTCCTACTGCCGTCTGCGCCGGATGAGCCGCAGGTACCATCATGGCTTGTGCCGGGCTGTGGGGAGAATGCCTCGGATGCGGAACTCCGTCTTGCCCCCTGGAAGGTGCCGGGTCTGGAACTGGACGCGCTGTCTGCGCTGGAGTTGCTGGTCGCGCTGCCGGCGGGGGCGGTGGATGGGCTGCGCATCGGTGCCGACCTGCGTTACTGGAGCCTGGCGGCCAAGTTGGGGTTGGAGTTGCTGGCGAAGCAGCGATATGTGCCCGGGATGGAGGAGGAGCGTGGGCAGTATCGGGCGGTTTGGCTGCTTGCACCTGATGACGCGCTGGATGGGGAGCGGCTGCGAGCGCTGGCCGAGGCGATGCCGCCGGTGTGCCGGGCGCTGAGCTGTCTTGAGGCGAACGAGCCTCCCTCAGAGCCGCACGCGCTGCTGGAGGGCTTTCTTGGCCGGGTGGTGGACAGCGCCGTGCGCGAATGGGGATGCCCGCGCGCGGGCCGTCGTCTGAAACTGCCCACGGGCGTTGCAGGCGCGTGGTGGTCGGCGCTGTGGAGCGAGGATGGGCGCATCGTAGTCCCGGTGTCCCAGCGGCGAGACCTGGCGCGTTTGTATCAATCCTGGCGCCAATGGGTGGGACAGTTGCGCGGCGGGGAACAGGTCGCCTTCCGGCTGTGCTTCCGCTTGGAGCCGCCGGAGACGGACGCGGACAGCGGACAGGTCGTCTCGCCGGACTGGACCCTGCGCTACATGCTCCAGGCCAATGACGACCCCAGTCTGCTCGTGCCCGCCGGGCAGGTGTGGCGGGCGCGGGGCGGCACACTGCGCATTCTCAACCGCAAGTTTGAAGGCGCGCAGGAGCGGCTCTTGGCCGGACTTGGCTTGGCGGCGCGGCTGTTCCCTCCGGTGATGAGGAGTTTGCGCGAGGCCCGTCCGGAGGCTTGCACCCTGACGGTTGACGAGGCCTATGCGTTCCTGCGCGAGGCGGGCCCGCTTTTGAAGGGCAGCGGTTTCGGGGTGCTGGTCCCATCCTGGTGGGGCAAGCGGGGGGTGCGGCTGGGCGTTCGGGCCAAACTGAAGGTCACTTCCGACGGCGTAGGTGGGGGCATTCTGGGTATGGACACGCTGGTGCAATTTGATTGGGAACTGGCACTTGGCGATAAGCCGCTGACTCGCGAGGAGTTTGAGCGGCTTGCGGCGCTGAAGATGCCGTTGGTGCAGGTACGCGGCCAGTGGGTGCTGCTGCAGCCGGAGCAGGTAGAGGCGGCCATTTCCTTCTGGGAAAAGAAGCGCGAGAAGCAAGAGATGGCGCTGCGCGACGCGCTGGGGTTGGTATTGGGGGCAGAGGCCGAGGTCAACGGCCTGCCGCTACAGGGCGTGGAGGCGACGGGCTGGTTGGGGGACCTCCTCACACAACTGAAGGCGGGCGACAGGATGGAAGAATTGCCGCCGCCGGACGGGTTCTCGGGGGAGTTGCGGCCCTACCAGGTGCGTGGCTACTCGTGGCTGACGTTCCTGCGCAAGTGGGGTTTGGGTGCGTGTCTGGCCGACGACATGGGCTTGGGCAAGACCATCCAGGCGATTGCGCTGCTGCTGCGCGAGCGGGAGTCCGCGGAGAATGGCGTGGGGCCGGCGCTGGTGTTGTGCCCCACGTCGGTCGTCGGCAACTGGAGGCGAGAGATCCATCGGTTTGCGCCGGGGCTGCGCGTGATGACGCACCACGGCGGTGGGCGCGCAAAGGAGGCGGAGTTTGTGGCCGCTGCCCGGCAGCACGACGTCGTCATCAGCACCTACGGCCTGGCCCGCCGCGATGTGGAGGCCTTGGCGCAGGTGCAGTGGAGCGACATCATCTTGGACGAGGCGCAGAACATCAAGAATCCCCACGCCAAGCAGACCCAGGCCGTTCGTCGCTTGCACGCAGCCAATCGCATTGCCATGACCGGCACGCCGGTGGAGAACCGTCTGTCAGAGTTGTGGTCCATCATGCAGTTCCTCAATCCGGGTCTTTTGGGCCCTGAAGAGGGCTTTCGCCGGACATATGCACTGCCGATTGAGCGTTACCAGGACAGAGAAGCAACCGAGCGGCTGAAGAGACTGGTGGGGCCGTTCATCCTGCGCCGCGTCAAAACAGACCCCACGATTATCCAGGACCTGCCGGAGAAGATGGAGATGAAGGTGTACTGCAACCTGAGCGCCGAGCAGTCCACCTTGTATGAGGCTGTGGTGCGGGAGTCGCTGGAGCGGATTGAGTCGGCGGAAGGGATGGAGCGGCGAGGTGTGGTGCTGAGCGCGCTGATGCGGCTGAAGCAGGTGTGCAACCACCCGGCCCAGTTCCTGGGGGATGGCTCGGCGCTGGAGGGACGCTCGGGCAAGTTGGACCGGCTGGCCGAGATGCTGGAGGAAGCGCTGTCCGTGGGGGACCGGGTGCTGGTCTTCACGCAGTTTGCCGAAATGGGACACATGCTGAGGGCGCACCTGCAAGGGTTGTTCGGGCTGGAGGTGCTTTTCTTGCACGGCGGCACGCCACAGAAACAGCGGGACCGGATGGTGGCGCGGTTTCAAGACGCGCGGAACGGCCCGCCGATTTTCATCCTGTCGCTCAAGGCTGGGGGCACGGGCCTGAATCTCACGGCGGCCAACCGGGTGTTTCACTTTGACCGTTGGTGGAATCCGGCGGTGGAGAATCAGGCCACCGACCGCGCATTCCGCATTGGCCAGACGCGAGACGTGCAGGTGCACAAGTTGATCTGTGCCGGGACTTTGGAGGAGCGGATTGACGACCTAATTGAGAGCAAGAAGGCCCTGGCTGAAAGCATCGTTGGCGCGGGCGAGGGCTGGCTGACGGAACTCAGCACAGACGAACTGCGCGACATCATGACGTTGCGGGGGGAGTAG